From Nicotiana tabacum cultivar K326 chromosome 15, ASM71507v2, whole genome shotgun sequence, the proteins below share one genomic window:
- the LOC107796294 gene encoding uncharacterized protein LOC107796294, translating to MALAFTPLSWWLWSGKHQEPKISKGTCLNSLSDSGLFELDTLTFPRNIASSSGRVKRKWQSREERKIDREYDIVLVPSDGGCVSGSESDDSDWSIGWLEPHGPEFHSDENRDDSFAVLVPCYGRGRANMEDNAQDKFLQGIGNFKDIHASENKKYTEQWLSSLQYS from the exons ATGGCCTTGGCATTTACCCCTTTGTCCTGGTGGCTTTGGAGTGGAAAGCATCAAGAACCAAAAATCTCGAAAGGGACTTGTTTAAATTCATTATCTGATTCAGGGTTATTTGAATTGGATACTTTGACATTCCCTCGGAATATTGCCTCCTCATCTGGAAGGGTTAAGAGAAAATGGCAGAGTCGAGAGGAGCGCAAGATTGATAGGGAGTATGATATTGTTCTTGTGCCATCGGACGGTGGATGTGTATCAGGGTCCGAGTCTGATGATTCAGACTGGTCCATTGGATGGTTGGAGCCTCATGGCCCGGAGTTCCACAGTGATGAAAATAGAGATGATAGTTTTGCTGTGCTTGTTCCTTGCTATGGACGTGGACGCGCAAACATGGAAGATAATGCACAAGACAAGTTTCTGCAGGGCATTGGAAACTTCAAGGATATACATGCTTCTG AGAATAAGAAGTATACGGAGCAGTGGCTCTCATCTTTGCAGTACAGCTGA